Genomic DNA from Candidatus Vogelbacteria bacterium:
TCCGTATCGTCAGAGAACCAGAGTACATAGCGGAATCACTTTCGCCAAGTCTGTTGGAATATTTCCGCGAGTTCCAAGCGAGCCAGGAGAGACAAGATCTCGACGGGGCATTGCGTGCTATTCAGCGACTTACTACCGAATTGACCGCCGAACCTACGTCTGATGCCTACACTTACTGCATGGGCTATCGTGCGCTGTTAGAGGAAACTGCTAATCGCCACAGCGAAGCGATTCAAACATTGGAGCGCTTACGTACAGCGAGATCGGATTTACAAGGTATCGAGATTCGGTATCTGGCAGATCTCGAAGTTGCGAGAATAATGTTGGATAATGGCGGCAACCCGAATCTGCCCGATTTCACACCTAGTTTTGAGGATGTCTCCGGTGCCGTAAATCGTGTGTTCTCAAATTATGACGCTTATCAGTATGACGTCATTCTTATGCATGTAAAGTATGCCAATGATGTCATTGAGAAGGGCATCTTCTGGCTGTAACCCTAAC
This window encodes:
- a CDS encoding DNA adenine methylase → GGKRWLLPHLRTIFARHAQRRLVEPFCGGLAITLGLQPEDALLNDIIGILYMHKNDVILISVII